From a single Pleurodeles waltl isolate 20211129_DDA chromosome 8, aPleWal1.hap1.20221129, whole genome shotgun sequence genomic region:
- the LIPT2 gene encoding octanoyl-[acyl-carrier-protein]:protein N-octanoyltransferase LIPT2, mitochondrial, whose protein sequence is MAAALAVMAARPVVRVLRLGLLSYEQGLRVQRGCVQRHREQGDAADTLLLCQHPPVYTVGLRQAPYPPAEEARLRALGAAFHRTDRGGLVTFHGPGQLVCYPVLDLRRFRRSGGLRWYVSQLEGIVIDLCSRMGLEALRSPHTGVWVREKKVCAIGIHCGRYITSHGLALNCNTDLKWFEHIIPCGIIGKGVTSLSQELSRDVTVEEATAPFLEAFQEQLNCTLTFSEDSNP, encoded by the exons ATGGCGGCCGCTCTGGCTGTCATGGCGGCGCGGCCGGTGGTGCGGGTGCTGCGCCTGGGGCTGCTGAGCTACGAGCAGGGCCTGCGGGTGCAGCGGGGCTGTGTGCAGCGGCACCGGGAGCAGGGGGACGCGGCAGACACGCTGCTCCTGTGCCAGCACCCGCCCGTGTACACCGTGGGCCTCAGGCAGGCTCCCTACCCACCCGCCGAGGAGGCCCGGCTGCGCGCCCTGGGCGCCGCCTTCCACCGCACAGACCGGGGCGGCCTGGTCACCTTCCACGGGCCCGGGCAGCTGGTGTGCTACCCGGTGCTGGACCTGCGGCGCTTCCGCCGGAGCGGGGGCCTCCGCTGGTACGTGTCCCAGCTGGAGGGCATCGTCATCGACCTCTGCAGCCGAATGGGCCTCGAGGCGCTGCGCTCCCCGCACACCGGCGTCTGGGTGCGGGAGAAGAAGGTCTGCGCCATCG GCATTCATTGTGGAAGATACATAACTTCACATGGACTGGCTCTGAACTGCAATACAGACTTGAAATGGTTTGAGCACATCATTCCTTGTGGGATTATAGGCAAAGGCGTCACCTCTCTGAGCCAAGAGCTCAGCCGGGATGTCACAGTAGAGGAGGCCACCGCCCCTTTCTTGGAAGCTTTTCAAGAACAGCTAAACTGCACTTTGACTTTCTCAGAAGACAGTAATCCTTGA